One part of the Desulfonema ishimotonii genome encodes these proteins:
- a CDS encoding YchJ family protein, translated as METCPCGSGLAYTECCEPLILGTRPAETAEQLMRARYTAYAEKKTDYIVSTTHPRQHHPDNRKTVEEWANSTIWHHLEIIECQAGGPEDDTGIVEFIAEYTEKGEKSRHHEVAEFKKEDGQWYFFDGHAPKITQYVREAPKIGRNDPCPCGSGKKYKKCCGK; from the coding sequence ATGGAGACATGTCCCTGTGGTTCGGGCCTCGCATACACAGAATGCTGTGAGCCGCTGATTCTGGGTACGCGCCCGGCAGAAACGGCGGAACAGCTGATGCGCGCCCGCTATACCGCTTATGCGGAAAAAAAGACCGATTATATTGTCAGCACGACACATCCCCGTCAGCATCATCCGGATAACCGGAAAACCGTTGAGGAGTGGGCGAACAGCACGATCTGGCATCACCTTGAAATCATTGAATGTCAGGCAGGGGGCCCCGAAGACGATACGGGCATTGTGGAATTTATCGCCGAATACACGGAAAAAGGGGAAAAAAGCAGACACCACGAGGTCGCTGAATTTAAAAAAGAGGACGGCCAGTGGTACTTTTTTGACGGCCATGCCCCGAAAATCACCCAGTATGTGCGTGAGGCCCCCAAAATCGGGCGAAACGACCCCTGCCCCTGCGGAAGCGGAAAAAAGTACAAAAAATGCTGTGGAAAATAG
- a CDS encoding AAA family ATPase translates to MNPQAYFESVCSAMADPAFYPHPVSGLKRLDTHISAVFLTGDHVYKLKKPLEMGFLDFREPDARRHFCENEVTLNRRLSKGIYETVVPIFESGTGTFSLTGGDRVAEYAVRMRQLPDGASLKNRLRNGTVSENDMVALGELLADFYRKSGKSREIDRYGEQDVISFNMEENFRQLAPFAGKLFDVEKWQFICGVCRSFFEHHPALFGNRVATGKIRDGHGDLRADHVYFHDGIQIIDCIEFNDRFRYGDVVSDLAFLHMDMARLGGESRGRAFIRAYARQAEDPGVCALLDFYAAYRAVVRLKIACFRHQMAGETEKETLQHEINGYIRLARCYTFRFSRPTLWVLCGLPASGKSRHARRLADALSMTLIQSDTLRKAEQPRPEIVPFGTGQYSHARRQRIYGRMLALAQAALGRGESVILDATYSKRSWREAVRQLAADLNTCLIFTECGCSAGTLRKRLKKRENKTGISDARLEHLEQMADDFDPFTAAEPVPYFRVSTDAPADDVFYDILFQGEGLRAAQAEKLM, encoded by the coding sequence ATGAACCCGCAGGCATATTTTGAATCCGTCTGTTCGGCAATGGCCGATCCGGCCTTTTACCCTCACCCTGTTTCCGGGTTGAAGCGTCTGGACACCCACATCTCCGCCGTATTTCTGACCGGGGATCATGTCTACAAACTCAAAAAACCGCTTGAAATGGGCTTTCTCGATTTTCGCGAGCCTGACGCCCGGCGACATTTCTGTGAAAACGAGGTGACGCTGAACCGGCGGCTCAGCAAAGGGATCTACGAAACGGTGGTCCCGATCTTCGAGAGCGGCACCGGGACCTTTTCCCTGACAGGCGGGGACCGGGTTGCGGAGTACGCCGTCAGGATGAGGCAACTGCCGGACGGTGCCAGCCTGAAAAACCGCCTCAGAAACGGGACCGTATCGGAAAACGATATGGTCGCCCTCGGCGAACTGCTGGCCGATTTTTACCGGAAAAGCGGGAAGTCACGGGAAATCGACCGCTACGGGGAACAGGATGTTATCTCCTTTAATATGGAGGAGAATTTCAGACAGCTTGCCCCCTTCGCAGGCAAGCTGTTTGATGTGGAAAAATGGCAATTTATCTGCGGGGTCTGCCGGTCCTTTTTTGAACACCATCCGGCGCTCTTCGGAAACCGGGTGGCGACCGGGAAAATCCGCGACGGCCACGGGGATTTGCGGGCCGATCACGTCTATTTTCACGACGGCATCCAGATCATCGACTGTATCGAATTCAACGACCGGTTTCGCTACGGCGATGTGGTATCAGATCTGGCGTTTCTTCATATGGATATGGCACGTCTGGGTGGGGAATCCCGGGGGCGTGCCTTTATCCGTGCATATGCCCGTCAGGCAGAGGACCCGGGGGTCTGTGCCCTGCTTGATTTTTACGCGGCCTATCGCGCCGTTGTTCGCCTGAAAATCGCCTGCTTTCGGCATCAGATGGCAGGAGAGACGGAAAAGGAGACGCTGCAACATGAAATCAATGGCTACATCCGCTTGGCCCGGTGCTATACGTTCCGGTTCAGCCGCCCGACCCTCTGGGTTCTCTGCGGCCTCCCGGCATCGGGAAAATCGCGGCATGCCCGGCGGCTGGCCGATGCCCTGTCCATGACCCTGATCCAGTCCGACACACTCCGCAAGGCAGAACAGCCCCGGCCGGAAATCGTGCCCTTCGGGACCGGACAATATTCACATGCCCGTCGGCAGCGGATATACGGCAGAATGCTGGCCCTTGCCCAGGCGGCACTGGGCCGGGGAGAGTCGGTAATTCTGGACGCAACCTATTCAAAGCGCAGCTGGCGGGAGGCGGTCCGGCAGCTGGCTGCGGATCTCAATACCTGCCTGATCTTTACGGAGTGTGGCTGTTCGGCAGGAACCCTGCGGAAGCGGCTTAAAAAACGGGAAAACAAAACCGGTATTTCAGATGCGCGGCTGGAGCATCTTGAGCAGATGGCCGATGATTTCGACCCCTTTACGGCAGCGGAGCCGGTGCCGTATTTCAGGGTGTCCACCGATGCCCCCGCAGATGATGTGTTTTACGATATTCTCTTTCAGGGTGAAGGGCTCAGGGCGGCTCAGGCGGAAAAACTGATGTAG
- a CDS encoding ABC transporter permease has protein sequence MNRFRVVKRQEPLKWRSCFVIFGAILLSLGVSSLMLAFQGKPPLHGMGLVFQGAFGSGWALEDCLVKAIPIYLCSLGVAIAFRLQIWNIGAEGQFALGAVGATWVALTFPNLPGWAMIPAMLLAAFTAGGIWGLIPALLRLRMNANEIIVTLMLNYIAILFLDYLVYGGWKDPASFGFPMTSVFPDAAIIGKIGGSNVNRGLILCGICGAVVWVFFRYTRLGFELRASGENVQAARYARLPYGKLVVLVMVLSGALAGWAGCVEASATLNRLQPSIMAGYGYTAIVVAWLARLNPFYIGIASFLLAGLRVGVENLQLELQVPAAFGQIMEGLILLTVLAGGFFIYYRIARRRTSL, from the coding sequence ATGAACAGATTCAGGGTTGTCAAGAGGCAGGAGCCGCTTAAATGGCGTTCCTGTTTTGTCATATTTGGCGCGATTCTCCTATCGCTGGGGGTTAGCTCCCTCATGCTGGCGTTTCAGGGCAAGCCGCCGCTGCACGGGATGGGCCTTGTCTTCCAGGGCGCTTTCGGGTCCGGCTGGGCCCTGGAAGACTGTCTGGTCAAGGCCATCCCCATCTACCTCTGCTCGCTGGGCGTGGCCATTGCCTTTCGCCTTCAGATCTGGAATATCGGGGCCGAGGGACAGTTTGCCCTGGGCGCTGTGGGCGCAACCTGGGTGGCCCTCACCTTTCCGAATCTTCCGGGCTGGGCCATGATACCGGCCATGCTGCTGGCCGCCTTCACCGCCGGGGGCATCTGGGGCCTCATCCCCGCCCTGCTCAGACTCCGCATGAACGCCAACGAGATCATCGTCACGCTGATGCTCAACTACATCGCCATCCTCTTTCTCGATTATCTGGTCTACGGCGGCTGGAAGGACCCCGCAAGCTTCGGCTTTCCCATGACCTCCGTATTCCCGGATGCGGCCATTATCGGCAAAATCGGGGGCAGCAATGTCAACCGGGGGCTGATTCTGTGCGGGATCTGCGGGGCCGTGGTCTGGGTCTTTTTCCGGTATACCCGGCTCGGCTTTGAACTCAGGGCCAGCGGCGAAAATGTTCAGGCCGCACGGTATGCCCGCCTGCCCTACGGGAAACTGGTCGTCCTGGTGATGGTCCTCAGCGGCGCGCTGGCCGGATGGGCCGGATGCGTCGAGGCATCGGCCACGCTGAATCGGCTTCAGCCCAGCATCATGGCCGGGTACGGCTACACGGCCATTGTGGTGGCTTGGCTGGCACGGCTCAACCCCTTTTACATCGGCATCGCCTCCTTTCTGCTGGCCGGGCTGCGGGTGGGCGTGGAGAATCTGCAACTGGAGCTTCAGGTGCCTGCGGCCTTCGGCCAGATCATGGAGGGCCTGATTCTGCTCACGGTCCTGGCCGGGGGATTTTTCATCTACTACCGCATTGCGCGAAGGAGAACAAGCCTATGA
- a CDS encoding BMP family ABC transporter substrate-binding protein: protein MLKRTAFCLLAVLMIFGTALAGEKEMKVGFVYVSPVGDTGWSYSHDQGRKAIEALDGVRTFYVEAVREGPDSERVILNMARKKYDLIFATSFGYMDSMLKVSKQFPKAVFMHCSGFKTSENMGNYFGRMYQARYLSGMVAGAMTKTNILGYVAAFPIPEVIRGINAFALGAQSVNPDAKVRVVWTKTWYDPATEKEAAKSLLDVNADVIAQHQDSPGPQEAAQEKGVYSIGYNADMSSFAPKSHLVAPIWNWAPFYKEMVEQVRTGTWKTGACWDGLEKGIVDLSPMSDMVPGAVQERVLAKKAEIAEGKFRPFTGPVRDQDGNEKIPAGRAATDPELLGMDWFVAGVIGTTK from the coding sequence ATGTTAAAACGGACAGCATTCTGTTTACTGGCAGTGCTGATGATTTTCGGAACAGCCCTTGCCGGAGAGAAGGAAATGAAGGTGGGTTTTGTCTACGTGTCGCCCGTGGGTGATACGGGATGGTCCTACTCCCATGACCAGGGCCGCAAGGCCATAGAGGCCCTCGACGGCGTAAGAACCTTTTATGTGGAGGCCGTCAGGGAGGGACCGGATTCGGAGCGGGTTATCCTCAACATGGCCCGCAAGAAGTACGATCTGATCTTTGCCACCAGCTTCGGCTATATGGACTCCATGCTCAAGGTGTCCAAGCAGTTTCCAAAGGCCGTGTTCATGCACTGCTCCGGCTTCAAGACCTCGGAGAATATGGGGAACTACTTCGGCCGCATGTACCAGGCCCGCTACCTTTCCGGCATGGTGGCCGGTGCCATGACAAAGACCAATATCCTCGGCTATGTGGCCGCCTTCCCCATCCCCGAAGTGATTCGTGGCATCAACGCCTTCGCCCTGGGCGCACAGTCCGTCAACCCGGACGCGAAAGTGCGCGTCGTGTGGACCAAAACCTGGTATGACCCGGCCACGGAAAAGGAGGCTGCCAAAAGCCTGCTGGACGTGAACGCCGATGTCATCGCCCAGCATCAGGACTCCCCCGGCCCCCAGGAGGCCGCCCAGGAAAAGGGCGTTTACTCCATCGGGTATAACGCCGACATGAGCTCCTTTGCCCCAAAATCCCACCTGGTCGCCCCGATCTGGAACTGGGCACCGTTCTACAAAGAGATGGTGGAACAGGTGCGCACGGGAACCTGGAAAACCGGTGCCTGCTGGGACGGTCTCGAAAAGGGGATTGTGGATCTCTCTCCCATGAGCGATATGGTGCCCGGTGCGGTTCAGGAGAGGGTCTTGGCGAAGAAGGCCGAGATTGCCGAAGGAAAGTTCAGGCCGTTCACCGGGCCGGTCAGGGATCAGGACGGGAATGAGAAAATCCCGGCAGGACGCGCCGCAACAGACCCCGAACTTCTGGGGATGGACTGGTTTGTGGCGGGCGTCATCGGTACCACCAAGTAA
- a CDS encoding transposase family protein, whose translation MRAVKRIEKMAIRVIRIEKKRGISASDTEYLIPDATEQPVQRPKRKQRKSYSGKKKGHTQKTQYITDPAGRIRAVSRTYPGKTHDFTIYKKQKKRDRFCGVPKKADNGYQGIRKYDKNAEIPYKKPRGGELTAEQKDFNRRLSKKRIRVGNTIREIKIFKIMSDTYRNRRKNHNLRANIIAGMVNMKITERELRKAA comes from the coding sequence ATGCGGGCGGTAAAACGCATCGAAAAAATGGCTATCCGGGTGATCCGTATTGAGAAAAAACGTGGGATTTCCGCTTCGGACACTGAATATCTCATACCTGACGCGACAGAGCAGCCCGTGCAACGCCCGAAGAGGAAGCAGCGGAAATCTTACAGTGGCAAAAAAAAAGGGCACACTCAGAAAACGCAATATATCACGGATCCGGCAGGAAGAATCCGCGCGGTTTCCAGAACATATCCCGGCAAAACCCATGATTTCACCATATACAAAAAGCAGAAGAAGAGAGACCGTTTTTGCGGGGTTCCGAAAAAGGCCGACAACGGATATCAGGGGATACGGAAATATGACAAAAATGCCGAAATTCCCTATAAAAAGCCCCGGGGCGGAGAGCTGACCGCCGAACAAAAGGATTTCAACCGGAGACTTTCCAAAAAACGGATAAGGGTGGGGAACACGATAAGAGAAATAAAAATATTCAAAATAATGTCGGATACTTATAGGAACAGGCGAAAGAATCACAATCTCAGGGCCAACATCATAGCGGGGATGGTGAATATGAAAATAACAGAAAGAGAACTTCGGAAAGCCGCATGA
- a CDS encoding ABC transporter ATP-binding protein, with the protein MNPPHHPLIRLDGISKSFGPVQANKNITLDIHAGKIKALLGENGAGKSTLMSILAGRYQPDSGRIQVDGRPTVFPSASAAIRAGVGMVYQHFMLVEAMSVAENVFLGQEGGFWLRPARMAERVAELARTCHLDIDPAARVADLSMGEKQRVEILKLLLRQSRVLIFDEPTAVLTPQEADQLFSAMRRMADQGKAIVFISHKLQEVMDISDDIAILRRGEIVDTMPAGDVTSKTELARRMVGRDVVLQVEKDPVKTGRTVLDIRALETGPLKDISIQLRRGEILGLVGVAGNGQKPLVETICGLSPPTGGTVEIMEKPWEDFFSRYASRDTLSYIPEDRLGLATCPGLDLRDNFLLTTCRAFCRGPWLNARQAEGKAKDLVAEYGVRPLNVCVLARQLSGGNLQKMVLGREFYRKPRLIVAEQPTQGLDIAATEEVWQHLLRAREKAGILLVTGDLSEALALSDRIAVMFDGRIMDVFDANDTRKVEQIGVMMAGISPE; encoded by the coding sequence ATGAACCCACCACACCATCCCCTGATCCGTCTCGACGGCATCAGCAAATCCTTCGGGCCGGTTCAGGCCAACAAGAATATTACGCTCGACATCCACGCCGGGAAAATCAAGGCCCTTCTGGGCGAAAACGGCGCGGGAAAAAGCACTCTGATGAGCATCCTCGCAGGCCGGTACCAGCCTGACAGTGGCCGGATACAGGTGGACGGGAGGCCAACCGTCTTTCCCTCTGCCAGCGCCGCTATCCGGGCCGGGGTCGGCATGGTGTACCAGCACTTTATGCTGGTGGAGGCCATGAGTGTTGCGGAAAATGTCTTTCTGGGGCAGGAGGGGGGCTTCTGGCTGCGTCCGGCACGGATGGCCGAGCGGGTGGCCGAGCTGGCACGGACCTGTCATCTTGATATTGACCCTGCGGCCAGGGTGGCGGACCTTTCCATGGGCGAAAAGCAGCGGGTGGAAATCCTCAAGCTGCTGCTGCGCCAGAGCCGGGTGCTGATCTTTGACGAGCCGACCGCCGTGCTGACGCCCCAGGAGGCGGACCAGCTTTTCAGCGCCATGCGCCGCATGGCGGACCAGGGCAAGGCCATTGTCTTTATCAGCCATAAGCTTCAGGAGGTGATGGATATCTCCGATGACATCGCCATTCTGCGCCGGGGGGAAATTGTCGATACCATGCCTGCGGGCGACGTCACCTCCAAAACCGAGCTGGCACGCCGCATGGTGGGCCGGGATGTGGTGCTTCAGGTGGAAAAAGATCCCGTGAAAACCGGCAGAACCGTACTCGATATCCGGGCGCTTGAAACCGGTCCGCTGAAGGATATCAGTATTCAGCTCCGGCGGGGGGAGATCCTCGGTCTGGTCGGCGTTGCCGGAAACGGGCAGAAACCCCTGGTGGAAACCATCTGCGGACTGTCCCCGCCGACGGGGGGAACGGTGGAGATCATGGAAAAACCCTGGGAGGATTTTTTCAGCCGGTACGCCTCCAGAGATACGCTGAGCTACATCCCGGAAGACCGGCTGGGCCTGGCGACCTGTCCGGGTCTGGATCTGCGGGACAATTTCCTGCTGACCACCTGCAGGGCCTTTTGCCGGGGCCCCTGGCTCAACGCCAGGCAGGCCGAGGGCAAGGCAAAAGATCTGGTGGCGGAATACGGTGTGCGCCCTCTGAACGTCTGTGTGCTGGCCCGTCAGCTTTCAGGCGGCAATCTCCAGAAAATGGTCCTGGGCCGCGAATTTTACCGGAAGCCCCGGCTGATCGTGGCGGAACAGCCGACCCAGGGACTGGATATCGCCGCGACCGAAGAGGTCTGGCAGCATCTGCTCCGGGCCAGGGAAAAGGCGGGCATCCTTCTGGTCACGGGCGACCTGTCCGAGGCGCTGGCCCTTTCAGACCGCATTGCCGTGATGTTCGACGGGCGGATTATGGATGTGTTTGACGCGAATGATACCCGGAAAGTGGAACAGATCGGCGTGATGATGGCCGGCATTTCGCCTGAATAG
- the gpt gene encoding xanthine phosphoribosyltransferase yields MTDKSDRYIKTYPISWEQLHRDAKALAWRLLDQQENWKGIIAITRGGLVPAAIIARELDIHLIDTVCVSSYTWKDQGQLSVIKAVENSGEGWLLIDDLVDTGKTAGIVRKMIPKAHFATIYAKPAGRPIVDTFITEVSQDTWILFPWDSESRFVRPIVGLKSER; encoded by the coding sequence ATGACAGACAAATCCGATCGTTACATAAAAACCTACCCCATCTCGTGGGAACAGCTCCACCGGGATGCCAAGGCCCTGGCCTGGCGTCTGCTGGATCAGCAGGAGAACTGGAAAGGCATCATCGCCATCACCCGCGGCGGACTGGTGCCGGCCGCCATTATCGCCAGGGAGCTGGATATCCACCTCATCGACACGGTCTGCGTCTCCAGCTACACCTGGAAAGACCAGGGACAGCTCAGCGTCATCAAGGCTGTGGAAAACAGCGGCGAGGGCTGGCTTCTGATCGACGACCTGGTCGATACCGGCAAAACCGCCGGGATCGTCCGGAAAATGATCCCCAAAGCCCATTTTGCCACGATTTACGCCAAACCGGCAGGCCGGCCCATTGTGGACACATTTATCACCGAAGTCAGCCAGGATACCTGGATTCTGTTTCCCTGGGACTCCGAATCCCGGTTTGTCCGGCCCATTGTGGGGTTAAAGTCAGAACGATAA
- a CDS encoding TraR/DksA family transcriptional regulator — MKKKDLIYFKELLTARLEDLECRAEDVAFALRNSGETSADILDQAALNTDRNFMIRIRNREYRLIKKVRKALNKIEKGTYGICELCGDDISVPRLKARPVTSHCIECKNLMEMEEQKHMACCR; from the coding sequence ATGAAGAAAAAGGATCTCATATATTTTAAGGAATTGCTCACCGCACGGCTTGAAGATCTGGAATGTCGTGCAGAGGATGTGGCCTTCGCGCTCAGAAATTCCGGGGAAACTTCAGCGGATATCCTGGATCAGGCCGCACTGAACACCGACCGGAATTTTATGATTCGCATCAGAAACCGGGAATATCGCCTGATTAAAAAGGTCAGAAAAGCGCTTAATAAGATTGAAAAGGGGACATACGGGATTTGTGAGCTTTGCGGCGATGATATTTCCGTTCCGCGCCTGAAGGCCCGGCCGGTCACCTCGCATTGCATTGAATGCAAGAACCTGATGGAGATGGAAGAGCAGAAGCATATGGCCTGTTGCCGGTAA
- a CDS encoding ABC transporter permease has translation MTWDMIIPLLAATVQSGTPVLYATLGEIITERSGILNLGVEGIMMVGALAAFMVSRLTGSPVLGFLAGGFFGMLLASGHGLICIWLQGNQVVSGLALTIFGTGLANYLGTPHIGQSAPGFSPVPFPVLSHIPIIGPIFFQHDILVYISYIIPPLIWLFFKNTRWGLRLRSVGEYPGAAAAAGLNVTHYQNAGVLAGGFLAGLGGAYLSLAYTHLWTTGLTGGRGWIAVALVIFAFWHPFRAVTGAYLFGGVMAFQFRLQAMGTHLPSSLLLMLPYALTVIVLVFASKRGKGDNAPAWLGINVEPPE, from the coding sequence ATGACGTGGGATATGATCATCCCCCTGCTGGCGGCCACGGTACAGTCCGGCACGCCGGTTCTCTATGCCACCCTGGGCGAAATCATCACCGAGCGGTCCGGCATTCTGAACCTGGGGGTCGAAGGCATCATGATGGTGGGGGCACTGGCGGCCTTTATGGTCTCCCGGCTGACCGGCAGTCCGGTGCTGGGATTTCTGGCCGGGGGATTTTTCGGAATGCTCCTGGCCTCCGGCCACGGACTGATATGCATCTGGCTTCAGGGCAATCAGGTGGTTTCCGGTCTGGCACTCACCATTTTCGGCACCGGTCTGGCCAACTATCTGGGCACCCCCCATATCGGACAGAGCGCGCCCGGCTTCAGCCCGGTCCCGTTTCCCGTTTTATCCCATATCCCGATCATCGGGCCGATCTTCTTCCAGCACGACATTCTGGTCTATATTTCCTACATCATCCCGCCCCTGATATGGCTTTTCTTCAAAAATACCCGATGGGGACTGCGGCTCCGCTCTGTGGGGGAATATCCGGGGGCGGCCGCGGCCGCAGGCCTGAACGTCACCCACTACCAGAACGCCGGTGTTCTGGCAGGCGGCTTTCTGGCCGGACTGGGGGGCGCATATCTCTCTCTGGCATACACCCATCTCTGGACCACCGGACTGACCGGCGGACGGGGATGGATTGCCGTCGCCTTGGTGATTTTCGCCTTCTGGCATCCGTTCCGGGCCGTGACGGGCGCATACCTGTTCGGCGGGGTCATGGCCTTTCAGTTCCGGTTACAGGCCATGGGCACCCATCTGCCCTCCTCCCTGCTGCTCATGCTGCCTTACGCCCTGACCGTCATCGTGCTGGTCTTCGCCTCCAAAAGGGGCAAGGGAGACAACGCGCCCGCATGGCTGGGCATCAACGTGGAACCACCGGAGTAA